Proteins encoded together in one Diabrotica undecimpunctata isolate CICGRU chromosome 3, icDiaUnde3, whole genome shotgun sequence window:
- the LOC140435634 gene encoding uncharacterized protein, whose amino-acid sequence MQTGIHAEHLMSDDDGKYYNAWVKIMGNQPKRLLCTWHVVRNWNIQGKKKIMDPILKKQMKTEMKRIINETDEDRFMELCNKYIIKLQEANEIDFFNYLARYYFQNEEKIKMWAHCYRRNSGINTNMAIESFNNLLKTNHLRRNAAVRIEKLLDTIEDLVDIKMWKRIIDIERPNANNYQDRVISKAHKLAETMKNKVKVKRNVKVYGQFQVKSFRDPNKLYNVNIRQVCENECKTLYCRVCKICIHRYQCECAEYVVRNTLCKHVHLVRMHEEREGTNSVLDDAARCLAETSIIKSNHQEEINEFVRGKVEQTNVIQENTKRCLQKENVKNVVDSLDNLDNEIYTEAHDDIMRIAQKAKRKMKGKYQETTKDITKKRKMEKQEYFPSNKKRN is encoded by the exons ATGCAGACCGGAATTCATGCAGAACATTTGATGAGTGACGATGATGGAAAATATTATAATGCATGGGTGAAGATTATGGGCAACCAACCAAAAAGGCTTTTATGTACGTGGCACGTCGTGAGAAATTGGAATATTCAagggaaaaagaaaataatggatccaattttgaagaaacagatgaaaacTGAGATGAAAAGAATTATTAATGAAACAGATGAAGATAGATTTATGGAGTtgtgtaataaatatataatcaaatTGCAAGAGGCAAATgagatagatttttttaattatctggcacg gtattaCTTTCAGAATGAAGAGAAAATCAAAATGTGGGCCCACTGTTATAGAAGAAATTCAGGAATCAACACCAATATGGCGATCGAATCATTCAACAACTTATTAAAAACGAACCATCTAAGAAGAAATGCAGCAGTGAGAATTGAAAAATTATTGGACACAATCGAAGATTTAGTAGATATCAAAATGTGGAAGAGGATTATAGACATTGAAAGACCAAATGCGAACAATTATCAAGACAGGGTTATATCAAAAGCACACAAATTGGCAGAAACGATGAAAAACAAAGTGAAGGTTAAGAGAAATGTGAAGGTATATGGTCAATTTCAGGTAAAGTCATTTAGAGAtcctaataaattatataatgtaaATATAAGGCAAGTATGTGAAAACGAATGTAAGACATTGTATTGTAGAGTatgtaaaatttgtattcatcGCTACCAGTGTGAGTGTGCTGAATATGTGGTGAGAAATACCTTGTGTAAGCATGTGCACTTGGTGAGAATGCATGAGGAGCGTGAGGGAACTAACTCTGTTTTAGATGATGCTGCAAGGTGTTTGGCAGAAACTTCAATTATCAAATCAAATCATCAGGAGGAAATTAATGAGTTTGTCAGAGGGAAGGTAGAACAGACAAATGTGATCCAGGAAAACACCAAGCGATGTCTTCAAAAAGAAAATGTCAAAAATGTCGTAGACAGCTTAGATAACTTAGATAATGAAATTTATACAGAAGCACATGACGATATTATGAGAATTGCTCAAAAAGCAAAGCGTAAGATGAAGGGAAAATATCAGGAAACCACTAAGGATATTACAAAGAagcgaaaaatggaaaagcaggaATATTTTCCTTCcaacaaaaaaagaaactga